One genomic window of Microbacterium testaceum StLB037 includes the following:
- a CDS encoding GIY-YIG nuclease family protein, whose protein sequence is MASTVCVVSGCVSPVEADAPLALCDWHYSVAADWAGTHDGVTDVLPSPCALCGARLGVRWPSGWLCAVCEWRVGDPVDGELPPPRVDVVYYLRFEDRVKIGTTAQPRQRLQALWHDELLAFERGDRLVERRRHEQFAEERFARTEWFRLSDTLAMHVEALRAGIEDPWQQFARWTSEAIARRVG, encoded by the coding sequence ATGGCATCCACCGTCTGCGTCGTCTCCGGGTGCGTCTCACCGGTGGAGGCGGACGCGCCCCTCGCCCTGTGCGACTGGCACTACTCCGTCGCGGCGGACTGGGCGGGGACTCACGACGGTGTCACGGACGTTCTTCCTTCGCCCTGCGCCCTGTGCGGAGCCCGCCTGGGGGTACGTTGGCCGAGCGGGTGGCTCTGCGCCGTGTGCGAGTGGCGGGTCGGTGATCCCGTCGACGGAGAGCTTCCTCCGCCGAGGGTCGATGTCGTGTACTACCTCCGGTTCGAGGACCGGGTCAAGATCGGGACGACGGCGCAGCCACGGCAGCGGCTGCAAGCCCTGTGGCATGACGAACTCCTCGCTTTCGAGCGAGGCGATCGCCTCGTGGAGCGTCGACGACATGAGCAGTTCGCCGAGGAGCGGTTCGCGCGAACGGAGTGGTTCCGACTGAGTGACACGCTTGCGATGCACGTCGAGGCCCTGCGAGCCGGTATCGAGGATCCCTGGCAGCAGTTCGCACGATGGACGAGCGAAGCGATCGCCCGGCGGGTCGGCTGA